A single region of the Pseudomonas sp. VD-NE ins genome encodes:
- the acpP gene encoding acyl carrier protein has protein sequence MSTIEERVKKIVAEQLGVKEEEVVNTASFVEDLGADSLDTVELVMALEEEFETEIPDEEAEKITTVQAAIDYVTSHQA, from the coding sequence ATGAGCACCATCGAAGAGCGCGTCAAGAAAATCGTTGCCGAGCAACTGGGTGTTAAAGAAGAAGAAGTGGTCAACACCGCTTCCTTCGTAGAAGACCTGGGTGCCGACTCCCTTGACACCGTTGAGCTGGTGATGGCTCTGGAAGAGGAATTCGAGACCGAAATCCCTGACGAAGAAGCTGAGAAGATCACTACTGTACAAGCTGCAATCGACTACGTTACTAGCCACCAGGCGTAA
- the fabG gene encoding 3-oxoacyl-ACP reductase FabG, translating into MSLQGKVALVTGASRGIGQAIALELGRQGAIVIGTATSASGAERIAATLKENGIQGAGFELNVTSDESVSAVLAGIQEQFGAPVAILVNNAGITRDNLMMRMKDDEWYDVIDTNLNSLYRLSKGVLRGMTKARWGRIISIGSVVGAMGNAGQVNYAAAKAGLEGFSRAMAREVGSRSITVNSVTPGFIDTDMTRELPEAQREALQTQIPLGRLGQAQEIASVVAFLASDGAAYVTGATIPVNGGMYM; encoded by the coding sequence ATGAGTCTGCAAGGTAAAGTTGCACTGGTCACCGGTGCAAGCCGCGGTATCGGCCAGGCTATCGCACTGGAGCTGGGTCGTCAGGGCGCCATCGTCATTGGCACCGCGACTTCCGCTTCGGGCGCTGAGCGTATCGCCGCAACCCTGAAGGAAAACGGTATTCAGGGCGCAGGTTTTGAGCTCAACGTTACCAGCGATGAATCGGTCAGTGCTGTGCTGGCGGGCATTCAGGAGCAGTTTGGTGCGCCGGTGGCGATCCTGGTCAATAATGCCGGCATCACCCGCGATAACCTAATGATGCGCATGAAAGACGACGAGTGGTACGACGTGATCGATACCAATCTGAACAGTCTGTATCGCCTGTCCAAGGGCGTTCTGCGCGGCATGACCAAGGCGCGTTGGGGGCGAATTATCAGTATTGGCTCGGTGGTGGGTGCCATGGGCAACGCAGGCCAAGTAAACTATGCAGCCGCCAAGGCCGGTCTGGAAGGTTTCAGCCGTGCAATGGCGCGTGAAGTCGGTTCGCGTTCGATTACGGTCAACTCGGTAACCCCAGGGTTTATCGACACCGATATGACGCGCGAGCTGCCTGAAGCACAGCGTGAAGCCTTGCAGACGCAGATTCCGCTGGGTCGTTTGGGACAAGCTCAAGAGATCGCGTCTGTGGTCGCTTTTCTTGCATCCGACGGTGCGGCATACGTCACTGGGGCTACAATCCCGGTGAACGGTGGGATGTACATGTAA
- the rpmF gene encoding 50S ribosomal protein L32 produces the protein MAVQQNKKSRSARDMRRSHDALEASTLSVEKTTGEVHLRHHVSPEGVYRGRKVIDKGADE, from the coding sequence ATGGCTGTTCAGCAGAACAAAAAATCCCGCTCTGCCCGTGACATGCGCCGTTCGCACGACGCTCTCGAGGCTAGCACCCTGTCTGTAGAAAAAACCACTGGTGAAGTTCACCTGCGTCACCACGTATCGCCAGAAGGCGTATACCGTGGCCGTAAAGTGATCGACAAGGGCGCTGACGAGTAA
- the sppA gene encoding signal peptide peptidase SppA, which produces MTDEWKAPAKASADDGDQKSWKLLEKTLLAGVQEQRRSRRWGIFFKLLTFVYLFVALILFTPLMDMEKSATRGSNYTALIDVTGMIADKEPASADNIVGSLRAAFEDKKVKGVILRINSPGGSPVQSGYVYDEIKRLRGLHPEIKVYAVISDLGASGAYYIASAADQIYADKASLVGSIGVTAAGYGFVGTMEKLGVERRTYTSGEHKSFLDPFQPQKPEETAFWQSVLDTTHKQFINSVKQGRGDRLKDKDHPELFSGLVWSGEQALPLGLIDGLGNASSVARDVIGEKELVDFTVQESPFDRFSKKLGASVAEQLAMWMGFHGPSLR; this is translated from the coding sequence ATGACCGACGAATGGAAAGCACCGGCCAAGGCAAGTGCCGACGACGGTGACCAGAAAAGCTGGAAGCTGTTGGAGAAGACGCTGCTCGCCGGCGTGCAGGAACAGCGTCGTTCGCGGCGTTGGGGGATTTTTTTCAAGCTGCTGACCTTTGTTTATCTGTTTGTGGCACTGATCCTGTTCACGCCGTTGATGGACATGGAAAAGAGCGCCACACGCGGCTCGAACTACACCGCGTTGATCGACGTCACCGGCATGATCGCCGACAAGGAACCGGCCAGTGCCGATAACATCGTCGGCAGCCTGCGGGCGGCGTTCGAGGACAAGAAGGTCAAGGGTGTGATCCTGCGGATCAACAGTCCTGGCGGCAGTCCGGTGCAGTCAGGTTATGTGTATGACGAGATCAAGCGTCTGCGCGGTCTGCATCCGGAGATCAAAGTGTATGCGGTGATTTCCGATCTCGGTGCGTCCGGCGCTTATTACATCGCCAGTGCGGCGGATCAGATCTACGCCGACAAGGCCAGTCTGGTCGGTTCGATTGGCGTGACGGCGGCCGGTTACGGTTTTGTCGGCACCATGGAAAAACTGGGTGTCGAGCGTCGTACGTACACCTCGGGTGAACACAAATCGTTCCTCGATCCGTTCCAGCCGCAGAAGCCTGAAGAGACGGCATTCTGGCAGAGCGTGCTCGATACGACGCACAAGCAGTTCATCAACAGCGTCAAGCAGGGGCGTGGCGATCGCTTGAAAGACAAGGATCATCCAGAGTTGTTCTCCGGGTTGGTCTGGTCGGGTGAGCAGGCGCTGCCGCTGGGTTTGATTGATGGCCTGGGCAATGCCAGTTCGGTGGCACGTGATGTGATTGGCGAGAAAGAGCTGGTCGACTTCACTGTGCAGGAGTCACCGTTCGATCGCTTCTCGAAGAAGCTCGGTGCCAGTGTGGCTGAGCAGTTGGCGATGTGGATGGGTTTCCACGGGCCTTCGTTGCGCTGA
- a CDS encoding HAD-IA family hydrolase: protein MRPSDYKLLIFDWDGTLADSIHRIVEAMHSASGRSGFELRDDFAVKGIIGLGLPEAIRTLYPEISDAEMTLFREYYADHYIAAEAVPSPLFDGVVESMASFRGQGYHLAVATGKNRRGLDRVLKANGWEDYFDITRAADETASKPHPLMLEQILAHCGVRPEQALMVGDSSFDLLMARNAGMDSVAVSYGAQSIESLQQFEPRLSIDRFCELHAWLGQQA, encoded by the coding sequence GTGCGCCCATCTGATTACAAGCTGCTGATTTTCGATTGGGACGGCACGCTGGCCGATTCCATTCACCGGATCGTCGAGGCCATGCACTCGGCGTCCGGGCGCTCCGGTTTCGAGTTGCGTGATGATTTTGCCGTCAAAGGCATCATCGGTCTGGGCTTGCCCGAGGCGATTCGCACGCTGTACCCGGAAATCAGCGATGCCGAAATGACCTTGTTTCGCGAGTATTACGCTGACCACTACATTGCCGCAGAAGCGGTGCCTTCGCCACTGTTCGACGGTGTCGTCGAGTCGATGGCGTCCTTTCGCGGGCAGGGTTATCACCTCGCCGTCGCGACCGGCAAAAATCGTCGCGGACTGGACCGAGTGCTCAAGGCCAATGGCTGGGAAGATTATTTCGATATCACCCGCGCTGCCGATGAAACTGCGAGCAAGCCGCACCCTCTGATGCTGGAACAGATCCTTGCGCATTGTGGTGTGCGCCCGGAGCAGGCATTGATGGTCGGCGACTCGTCCTTCGATCTGCTGATGGCGCGTAATGCCGGGATGGATTCTGTAGCGGTCAGCTATGGCGCGCAATCGATCGAATCGCTGCAGCAGTTCGAGCCGCGCCTGTCGATTGACCGTTTTTGTGAATTGCATGCCTGGCTGGGGCAGCAGGCTTAA
- the fabD gene encoding ACP S-malonyltransferase, which translates to MSASLAFVFPGQGSQSLGMLAELGAEYPLILETFKEASEALGYDLWALTQQGPEELLNQTDKTQPAILTASIALWRLWLAEGGARPAFVAGHSLGEYSALVAAGSLTLADAVKLVERRGQLMQEAVPAGQGGMAAILGLEDADVLAACAEAAQGEVVSAVNFNSPGQVVIAGAKAAVERAIEGCKARGAKRAMPLPVSVPSHCELMRPAAERFAESIAAIDWQAPQIPVVQNVSAQVPADLETLKRDLLEQLYKPVRWVESVQTLAAKGATNLVECGPGKVLAGLNKRCAEGVATSNLNTPDAFAAARAAQA; encoded by the coding sequence ATGTCTGCTTCCCTCGCATTCGTCTTTCCAGGACAGGGTTCGCAGTCCCTCGGCATGCTGGCCGAGCTGGGCGCGGAATATCCGTTGATCCTCGAAACATTCAAAGAAGCCTCTGAGGCTCTGGGCTATGACCTGTGGGCGCTGACCCAGCAGGGCCCCGAAGAGTTGCTCAATCAAACCGATAAAACCCAACCGGCCATTTTGACCGCTTCGATCGCCCTGTGGCGTCTGTGGCTGGCTGAAGGCGGTGCGCGTCCGGCCTTTGTTGCCGGGCACAGCCTGGGTGAATACAGCGCGCTAGTCGCTGCTGGCAGCCTGACACTGGCTGACGCGGTAAAGCTCGTTGAGCGCCGTGGTCAACTGATGCAGGAAGCGGTTCCGGCCGGGCAGGGCGGCATGGCTGCCATCCTCGGTCTGGAAGATGCCGATGTACTGGCTGCCTGCGCCGAAGCGGCGCAAGGTGAAGTGGTCAGCGCGGTCAATTTCAACTCGCCGGGCCAAGTGGTGATTGCTGGTGCCAAGGCTGCTGTCGAGCGTGCCATCGAAGGCTGCAAGGCGCGTGGCGCCAAGCGTGCCATGCCGCTGCCGGTGAGCGTGCCGTCGCACTGCGAGCTGATGCGTCCGGCCGCCGAGCGCTTTGCCGAATCCATTGCCGCCATCGACTGGCAGGCGCCGCAGATCCCGGTGGTACAGAACGTCAGCGCGCAAGTGCCGGCCGATCTGGAAACCCTCAAGCGTGATCTGCTCGAACAACTGTACAAGCCGGTGCGCTGGGTCGAGTCGGTACAGACTCTCGCCGCCAAAGGCGCGACCAATCTGGTCGAATGCGGCCCGGGCAAGGTCCTGGCCGGTCTGAACAAGCGTTGCGCCGAAGGCGTGGCGACTTCCAACCTCAATACCCCAGACGCTTTCGCTGCCGCTCGCGCAGCGCAAGCCTGA
- a CDS encoding YceD family protein, translated as MLNDPIPPHVDPRKLADRGTTLQGELLLADLKRLCDPLSDDVGTVQAKFVFERDERKSVVIHSFIDTEVKMVCQRCLELVTLPIHSECSYAVVKEGANTQSLPKGYDVLELGEDPLDLQSLIEEELLLALPIVPAHHPEECQQPAGLDEPEPSEDESTRSNPFSVLAQLKRDPNV; from the coding sequence ATGTTGAATGACCCGATTCCACCTCACGTTGACCCGCGCAAATTGGCTGATCGTGGCACCACCCTTCAAGGTGAACTGCTGCTGGCCGATTTGAAGAGACTCTGCGACCCGCTTTCCGACGATGTCGGTACGGTGCAGGCGAAATTCGTTTTTGAACGAGATGAACGTAAATCTGTGGTGATCCACAGCTTTATCGACACCGAGGTCAAAATGGTTTGCCAGCGTTGTCTTGAGCTGGTCACCCTGCCGATCCACAGCGAATGCAGTTATGCTGTGGTGAAAGAGGGTGCGAATACCCAGTCGTTGCCGAAAGGTTATGACGTGCTGGAACTGGGCGAAGATCCATTGGATCTGCAGTCACTGATCGAGGAGGAGCTTCTGCTCGCCTTGCCCATTGTGCCTGCTCATCATCCGGAAGAATGCCAGCAGCCGGCGGGTCTCGATGAGCCCGAACCGAGCGAGGACGAGTCAACGCGGTCCAACCCGTTCAGTGTATTGGCGCAGTTAAAGCGTGACCCAAACGTTTAG
- the plsX gene encoding phosphate acyltransferase PlsX, translating to MSAQVIAIDAMGGDFGPRSIVQASLACLSATPSLHLTLVGQPSLLEELIHGQSAADRARLTIVPASEVITMDEKPTQALRGKPDSSMRVALELVRDGKAQACVSAGNTGALMALSRFVLKTLPGIDRPAMVAAIPTQKGYCQLLDLGANVDCSAEHLLQFAVMGSVAAQTLGINRPRVALLNIGTEDIKGNQQVKLAATLLQAARGINYIGFIEGDGLYRGEADVVVCDGFVGNILLKSSEGLATMIAARIEALFKRNLASRAVGALALPLMKRLQADLAPARHNGASFLGLQGIVVKSHGSAGVQGFQSAISRALIEIQENLPERLHGRLEDLLS from the coding sequence TTGTCCGCTCAAGTCATCGCGATTGACGCAATGGGCGGGGACTTCGGTCCCCGCAGCATTGTTCAGGCCAGCCTTGCTTGTCTGTCTGCTACGCCCTCGCTGCACCTGACCCTCGTCGGTCAACCCTCCCTTCTTGAAGAATTGATCCACGGCCAATCGGCTGCTGATCGCGCGCGCCTGACGATTGTCCCGGCCAGCGAAGTCATCACCATGGACGAAAAGCCGACCCAGGCCTTGCGTGGCAAGCCGGATTCGTCGATGCGTGTCGCCCTTGAGCTGGTGCGTGATGGCAAGGCTCAGGCCTGTGTCAGTGCTGGCAATACCGGTGCATTGATGGCGTTGTCGCGGTTTGTGCTGAAGACGCTGCCGGGTATTGATCGGCCGGCGATGGTGGCGGCGATTCCAACGCAGAAGGGCTATTGCCAGTTGCTCGATCTGGGCGCCAATGTCGACTGCAGTGCCGAACATCTGCTGCAGTTTGCGGTGATGGGTTCGGTGGCGGCGCAGACGCTGGGGATCAATCGCCCGCGCGTGGCGCTGCTGAATATCGGCACTGAAGACATCAAGGGCAATCAGCAGGTCAAACTGGCCGCAACACTGTTGCAGGCTGCTCGTGGCATCAACTACATCGGCTTTATCGAAGGCGACGGCTTGTATCGTGGCGAGGCCGATGTTGTGGTGTGTGATGGTTTTGTCGGCAACATCCTGCTCAAGTCCAGCGAAGGTCTGGCAACGATGATCGCGGCGCGCATCGAGGCGCTGTTCAAAAGAAATCTCGCCTCCCGTGCCGTTGGGGCTTTGGCGTTACCGTTGATGAAGCGCTTGCAGGCCGATCTGGCACCGGCGCGACATAACGGTGCAAGCTTTCTCGGCTTGCAGGGTATCGTGGTGAAAAGCCACGGCTCAGCCGGGGTTCAGGGCTTTCAGAGTGCTATTTCGCGTGCGCTGATCGAGATCCAGGAAAATCTTCCCGAGCGCCTCCACGGTCGTCTGGAGGATTTGTTGTCTTAG
- a CDS encoding Maf family protein: MPPLLLASSSTYRRELLARLHLPFVCSSPDIDESHRPGESAIELVKRLAEQKARALADSHPAHLIIGSDQVAVLGEQIIGKPHTFEKAREQLMAASGASVTFLTGLALLNSQTGRCQVDCVPFTVHMRQLDQARVERYLRIEQPYDCAGSFKAEGLGVSLFQSTEGPDATSLIGLPLIRLIDMLLVEGVQIP, translated from the coding sequence ATGCCGCCTTTATTACTTGCTTCAAGCTCGACCTATCGTCGGGAATTGCTCGCCCGCCTGCACCTGCCGTTCGTCTGCAGCTCGCCGGATATCGATGAAAGTCACCGCCCAGGTGAGTCAGCCATCGAACTGGTCAAGCGCCTCGCCGAACAAAAGGCCCGGGCATTGGCTGATAGCCATCCCGCCCATCTGATTATCGGCTCGGATCAGGTCGCCGTGCTCGGCGAGCAGATCATCGGCAAGCCGCACACCTTCGAGAAGGCCCGTGAACAGTTAATGGCCGCCAGCGGCGCCAGCGTGACCTTCCTGACCGGCCTGGCCCTGCTTAACAGCCAGACCGGCCGATGCCAGGTCGACTGCGTGCCGTTTACCGTACACATGCGCCAGCTCGATCAGGCGCGCGTCGAGCGCTATCTGCGTATCGAGCAGCCGTATGACTGCGCTGGCAGCTTCAAGGCGGAAGGGTTGGGGGTGAGCCTGTTTCAGTCCACTGAAGGGCCTGACGCCACCAGCCTGATCGGTTTGCCGCTGATTCGGCTGATCGACATGTTGCTGGTTGAGGGCGTGCAGATTCCTTAA
- the rluC gene encoding 23S rRNA pseudouridine(955/2504/2580) synthase RluC: protein MTTTAPSTPGVQLLEVSPEYAGQRIDNFLLARLKGVPKTLIYRILRKGEVRVNKGRIKPEYKLQAGDIVRVPPVRVPERDEPVPLAQGLLQRLEASIVFEDKALIVINKPAGIAVHGGSGLNFGVIEAFRQLRPDAKELELVHRLDRDTSGLLMIAKKRSMLRHLHEQLRGDGVDKRYMALVRGNWATSIKKVSAPLLKSNLRSGERMVEVNDEGKEALTMFKVLRRFGDFATMVEAKPVTGRTHQIRVHTLHAGHCIAGDSKYGDEDFTKEIRDLGGKRLFLHAYMLTVPLPDGGKLTLQAPVDEMWAKTVERLSAPI from the coding sequence ATGACAACTACTGCACCTTCGACTCCAGGCGTTCAATTGCTTGAAGTCTCGCCGGAGTATGCCGGCCAACGAATCGACAACTTTCTCCTCGCCCGGCTCAAAGGCGTGCCCAAGACCTTGATTTACCGCATTTTGCGTAAAGGCGAAGTGCGTGTTAACAAAGGTCGGATCAAGCCCGAATACAAGCTGCAGGCCGGCGATATCGTGCGCGTGCCGCCGGTTCGCGTGCCTGAGCGCGATGAGCCGGTGCCACTGGCCCAAGGCCTGTTGCAGCGCCTGGAAGCCTCGATTGTCTTCGAAGACAAAGCTCTGATCGTGATCAACAAGCCTGCCGGCATTGCGGTTCACGGCGGCAGCGGCTTGAACTTCGGCGTAATCGAAGCCTTTCGTCAGTTGCGTCCCGATGCCAAAGAGCTGGAACTGGTTCACCGTCTCGACCGCGACACCTCCGGCCTGCTGATGATCGCCAAAAAGCGCAGCATGTTGCGCCACTTGCATGAGCAATTGCGTGGTGACGGCGTCGACAAGCGCTATATGGCGCTGGTGCGTGGTAACTGGGCGACCTCGATCAAGAAAGTCAGCGCGCCATTGCTCAAGAGCAATCTGCGTTCCGGCGAGCGCATGGTCGAAGTCAATGACGAGGGCAAAGAAGCGCTGACCATGTTCAAGGTGCTGCGCCGCTTCGGTGACTTTGCCACCATGGTCGAGGCTAAACCGGTTACCGGTCGTACCCACCAGATTCGCGTGCACACCCTGCATGCTGGCCATTGCATTGCTGGCGACAGCAAGTACGGCGATGAGGATTTCACCAAGGAGATCCGCGATCTGGGCGGCAAGCGGCTGTTCCTGCACGCCTACATGCTGACCGTGCCGCTGCCCGATGGCGGCAAGCTGACCTTGCAGGCGCCGGTCGATGAAATGTGGGCCAAGACCGTGGAGCGATTGAGTGCGCCCATCTGA